In Bacillota bacterium, the DNA window TTTCTCCGAAAAATGGACCGAAAACTTTTTTCTTCCCTCGAGGACCTCTTTAGCTTTGAACTCCCTTACCTTGCCTTCAGGGCAGGTGACAGTACCTTCTTTTAAATCTATCTTAAATTCATCTTTTGTATAACCACCGGCTCCATTATGACTGGACCTGACTTTAACACAAAACTCCATTTCCTCTTTACGTTTTTCCATCTCTTCAAAATCCGAATATGCACTGTCTCCATACATCTTTTTTATTTCTACACCATTACTCTTTGCTTCTTCAATAAGCTTACCCATATATCTCCCGTCCTCGGTGTTTGCACCGTCAACCTCAACAGCCACTAGGTTTCTTATACTCTTTATCATAATCGTTTCTCTGTATAAATATTTTCCTTCCTATTTCACTGTTAAAATATCTCTTTCGGTGCTCGGATAATGTATTTGCATCAATTCCATCAAAATCTCTTGGAGCTGTTATTGCATACTTTACCCTCTCATCAAACCTTGACTCGCCTTCAAATTCACGGTCCGAATACCCCTTTTCAAGCTGTACCAGCATCCCTGCAAATGTGTATACAGGAGATACTGATGGCCTTCCGTAATAGGAAAACAACGGCTGGAATATTTTCTCGTCCAGATTTTCCAAGACCCATTTTCTCATTTTATGCCAGTAGCTGTTTTCCGGAATTTTCCCTTCCAACCAGTAATCTGAAAATGTTATTTGCTTTTCTACACGACCCA includes these proteins:
- a CDS encoding transposase, encoding MIKSIRNLVAVEVDGANTEDGRYMGKLIEEAKSNGVEIKKMYGDSAYSDFEEMEKRKEEMEFCVKVRSSHNGAGGYTKDEFKIDLKEGTVTCPEGKVREFKAKEVLEGRKKFSVHFSEKTCRNCPQREKCTQCKDRWEADIDPSL
- a CDS encoding transposase, which translates into the protein MMGRVEKQITFSDYWLEGKIPENSYWHKMRKWVLENLDEKIFQPLFSYYGRPSVSPVYTFAGMLVQLEKGYSDREFEGESRFDERVKYAITAPRDFDGIDANTLSEHRKRYFNSEIGRKIFIQRNDYDKEYKKPSGC